One Tunturibacter gelidoferens genomic region harbors:
- a CDS encoding Gfo/Idh/MocA family protein — protein MYALTAAQTGPAAPVTANDHVQFALIGAGIQGQSDTKFAVQVPGAKLVAVADCYDGRLERSKELWGTDIFTTRDYKEILARKDIDAVIIATPDHWHKQAAIDAMNAGKDVYCEKPMIHLYSDGPEIIETARTTNRIVQVGSQRVSSIIYSKAKELLASGAIGQLNMVTARWDRNSSMGAWNYTVPLDASTETCDWPRFQGTAPKIPFNAEHFFQWRKWKAYSSGVAGDLFVHLFSGTHFITGSNGPTRAMATGGLRFWKDGRDVPDVMLGLFDYREGFNLSLRVNFVDGGEESEGLIFTGSEGTMEIAGNTVSISRVPLQKEPGYTIGTFTDAMQKRFLESYRQKYPVSHPTGSPSAGYEKYVAPAGYSDSYDHFSNFFSAVRTRKPVVEDAVFGFRAAGAALLSNLSMERGEVVKWDPDSMKLL, from the coding sequence ATGTATGCGCTGACAGCAGCTCAGACTGGCCCTGCCGCGCCGGTTACAGCCAACGATCACGTACAGTTCGCACTGATTGGAGCCGGCATTCAGGGCCAGTCCGATACGAAGTTTGCAGTGCAGGTTCCGGGCGCGAAGTTGGTGGCCGTAGCAGACTGCTACGACGGCAGGCTCGAGCGCAGCAAGGAACTCTGGGGCACAGACATTTTTACGACGCGCGACTACAAAGAGATCCTGGCCCGCAAGGATATCGACGCCGTCATCATCGCCACGCCAGACCATTGGCACAAGCAGGCTGCCATCGACGCCATGAACGCGGGCAAGGATGTCTATTGCGAAAAACCGATGATCCATCTCTATTCCGATGGACCTGAGATCATTGAAACCGCCCGCACGACAAACCGCATCGTCCAGGTCGGAAGCCAACGCGTGAGTTCGATCATCTACTCGAAGGCCAAGGAGCTGCTGGCTTCGGGAGCCATTGGCCAACTCAATATGGTGACCGCGCGCTGGGACCGTAACTCGTCCATGGGCGCATGGAACTATACCGTGCCACTCGACGCCTCAACGGAAACCTGCGACTGGCCTCGCTTTCAGGGGACCGCTCCCAAAATTCCATTCAATGCAGAGCACTTCTTTCAGTGGCGCAAATGGAAGGCCTACAGCAGCGGCGTAGCGGGAGATCTCTTCGTTCACCTCTTTAGCGGCACCCACTTCATCACCGGATCAAATGGCCCCACGCGAGCGATGGCAACAGGCGGGCTGCGCTTCTGGAAGGACGGGCGCGACGTCCCCGACGTGATGCTGGGCCTCTTTGACTACCGTGAAGGATTCAACCTCAGTCTTCGCGTGAACTTCGTCGACGGTGGCGAGGAGAGTGAAGGGCTGATCTTCACCGGGTCGGAAGGCACCATGGAGATTGCCGGCAACACAGTCAGCATTAGCCGAGTGCCGCTCCAGAAAGAACCAGGCTACACAATCGGAACCTTTACGGATGCAATGCAAAAACGCTTCCTGGAAAGCTACCGCCAGAAGTATCCGGTCTCACATCCAACGGGAAGTCCGTCGGCCGGATATGAAAAATATGTTGCCCCCGCCGGATACAGCGACAGCTACGACCACTTCAGTAATTTCTTCTCGGCGGTCCGCACACGGAAGCCCGTTGTGGAAGATGCGGTGTTTGGTTTCCGCGCCGCCGGTGCTGCCCTACTGAGCAATCTGAGCATGGAGCGTGGTGAAGTAGTGAAGTGGGATCCCGACTCGATGAAGCTTCTATAG
- a CDS encoding cupin domain-containing protein, producing the protein MTAEDVKKLLGLQPHPREGGWYVRTYEAAEKVDAEIFKDKRYAGARRTATAIYYLLEPDTFSEMHRLKSDEVFHFYAGDAVEMLQLVEKGKGATVVIGNDLLRGQRPQVVVERGVWQGSRLVDGGRWALLGCTVSPGFEFEDYETGERRELCEAWPEFAEEITALTRVAP; encoded by the coding sequence ATGACGGCAGAGGACGTGAAGAAATTGCTTGGGTTGCAACCGCATCCGCGCGAGGGCGGGTGGTATGTGAGGACCTACGAGGCCGCGGAGAAGGTGGACGCCGAGATATTTAAGGACAAGAGGTATGCGGGAGCACGACGGACTGCGACTGCGATCTATTATCTGCTGGAGCCGGACACGTTCAGTGAGATGCACCGGCTGAAGTCGGATGAGGTGTTCCATTTTTATGCCGGCGACGCGGTGGAGATGCTGCAGTTGGTCGAGAAAGGTAAGGGCGCGACGGTGGTGATCGGGAACGATCTGCTACGAGGTCAAAGGCCGCAGGTAGTTGTGGAGCGGGGCGTGTGGCAAGGCTCACGCCTGGTTGACGGAGGGCGATGGGCGCTGCTGGGATGTACGGTGAGTCCAGGGTTCGAGTTTGAGGACTACGAGACCGGCGAGCGACGGGAGCTGTGCGAAGCGTGGCCCGAGTTTGCTGAGGAGATTACGGCTTTGACCAGAGTCGCTCCCTGA
- a CDS encoding HoxN/HupN/NixA family nickel/cobalt transporter, whose translation MKHLFSGVLDHIAASTRRKVIAIYILLLLMNVSAWMWAFLAFRHYPVLLGTAFLAYSFGLRHAVDADHIAAIDNVTRKLMQEGKRPVAVGFMFSLGHSTIVVLGSIAISATALSLQHRLDAARHIGGVVGTLVSTLFLFAIAIVNMAVLRSVYLAFQRVRRGERYVEEDFDLLLGSRGFLSRLFRPMFALIRRSWHMYPLGILFGLGFDTATEIGLLGLSASEAARGLSLWSVLVFPALFAAGMSLIDTTDNVLMLGAYGWAFVKPIRKIYYNMTITLISVVVAVLVGGIEALGLMADQFHFHGTFWALVGTLNENFGTLGYVIIGLFALSWIVSIWFYKWRRFDELEVST comes from the coding sequence ATGAAACATCTGTTTAGCGGCGTGCTTGACCATATTGCGGCCAGTACCAGGCGCAAGGTCATCGCTATTTACATTCTTCTTCTCCTGATGAATGTGTCTGCCTGGATGTGGGCTTTTCTTGCATTTCGACACTATCCCGTGTTGCTGGGTACTGCATTCCTGGCTTACAGCTTCGGCCTTCGTCATGCGGTGGATGCCGATCATATTGCAGCGATCGACAACGTAACGCGGAAGTTGATGCAGGAGGGCAAACGCCCGGTTGCGGTGGGATTCATGTTCTCTCTCGGACATTCGACGATTGTGGTGCTGGGCTCGATTGCTATCTCGGCTACAGCATTGTCGCTGCAACATCGACTGGATGCCGCGAGACACATCGGCGGCGTGGTAGGGACGCTCGTTTCGACACTGTTTCTCTTTGCGATCGCGATCGTGAATATGGCGGTTCTGCGGTCGGTGTATCTTGCTTTCCAGCGGGTTCGTCGAGGGGAGCGGTATGTTGAGGAAGACTTCGATCTGCTGCTGGGCAGCCGCGGATTTCTCTCTCGCCTGTTTCGTCCCATGTTCGCGTTGATCCGCCGCAGTTGGCACATGTACCCGCTCGGCATTCTGTTCGGCCTTGGATTCGACACCGCGACGGAGATTGGATTGCTTGGCCTCTCGGCCTCTGAGGCCGCAAGAGGATTGTCGCTGTGGTCAGTTCTGGTCTTTCCCGCGCTGTTTGCCGCAGGTATGTCGCTGATCGACACCACCGATAATGTCTTGATGCTTGGTGCTTATGGGTGGGCTTTTGTAAAGCCGATTCGCAAAATCTACTACAACATGACAATCACCCTGATCTCGGTGGTCGTTGCGGTGTTGGTCGGGGGAATTGAAGCCCTCGGCCTGATGGCAGATCAGTTCCATTTTCATGGGACTTTTTGGGCTTTGGTTGGAACTCTCAATGAGAACTTCGGCACACTGGGGTACGTCATCATTGGGCTTTTCGCTTTGAGCTGGATCGTCTCGATCTGGTTTTACAAGTGGCGCAGGTTCGACGAGTTGGAAGTGAGTACTTGA
- a CDS encoding phytoene desaturase family protein, whose amino-acid sequence MSATAAVSGKVGLPAPIKEIAARHWDAIVVGAGHNGLACATYLARAGQRVLVLESRERVGGACTVEEPFPGVRMSPCAYLAGLLHPLVIKELGLPGRGFDWTPAVNGLFVPFLDGSSIQLWDDDARCEEEVRRFSPRDVEGWRAMNDVVRRLRDALRPASGILSDDPHESRRDLWVGDAPTQERLEELLKDDAEARGLLFDWSMAEFVERYLIDERMQSAYLGQGVIGTNASPFDAGTASIRFHHSSGRLGDMPGMWGYVKGGMGMVSFYFCDAAREAGAIVAAGVNVARILPGEGVLLEGGERITAPVVVSNADPIRTLRMLDADADPVWAAKVHSVPIEGCTVKLNVLLRELPNFTARPGTQQPHHYGQINAPLTKEEWKASYAAARSGSLPEQLWCELYFQSVHDATVAPAGLHTMSVFAQYVPYKFASGSWEEHRSDAKTLALRSIGRFCSNLKDAVVDAQVLGPPDIEQKVGLTGGHIFQGECLPAYMWSKRLTARTPMKGVYLCGACTHPGGSVIGINGRNAAMAVLRDLDEAR is encoded by the coding sequence ATGTCTGCAACGGCAGCAGTGTCGGGAAAAGTCGGGCTTCCAGCGCCAATCAAAGAGATCGCGGCACGCCACTGGGATGCGATCGTTGTAGGCGCAGGCCACAACGGGTTGGCGTGCGCGACTTACCTGGCGCGGGCAGGTCAACGCGTCCTCGTGCTCGAAAGCCGGGAGCGAGTTGGGGGTGCCTGTACTGTCGAGGAGCCGTTTCCCGGCGTTCGAATGTCGCCCTGCGCCTATCTTGCCGGACTGCTGCATCCGCTCGTGATCAAGGAACTCGGCTTGCCAGGCCGCGGCTTCGATTGGACGCCCGCTGTCAACGGACTTTTTGTGCCCTTTCTGGACGGCAGCAGCATTCAGCTTTGGGACGATGACGCTCGATGCGAAGAAGAGGTTCGCCGCTTCTCGCCAAGGGACGTCGAAGGCTGGCGTGCGATGAATGACGTAGTTCGCAGATTGCGAGATGCGCTTCGGCCAGCAAGCGGAATTCTTAGCGATGATCCACACGAGAGCCGTCGCGATCTATGGGTCGGCGATGCACCCACGCAAGAGCGACTCGAAGAGCTTCTAAAGGATGACGCCGAAGCGCGCGGTCTTCTTTTTGATTGGTCCATGGCGGAATTCGTCGAGCGCTATCTTATCGATGAGCGAATGCAGTCTGCCTATCTTGGGCAGGGCGTGATCGGCACCAACGCGAGCCCTTTCGACGCCGGTACGGCCTCCATTCGCTTCCATCACTCTTCAGGGCGGCTTGGGGACATGCCAGGCATGTGGGGTTATGTGAAGGGCGGCATGGGGATGGTGTCCTTCTACTTCTGTGATGCCGCCCGCGAAGCCGGAGCGATCGTGGCCGCGGGCGTCAACGTGGCACGAATTCTCCCCGGTGAAGGCGTGCTGCTCGAAGGGGGAGAGCGAATCACTGCACCGGTTGTCGTCTCTAATGCAGACCCGATCCGCACACTGCGCATGCTTGACGCCGATGCGGACCCGGTCTGGGCGGCGAAGGTGCACTCGGTGCCGATCGAAGGATGCACGGTCAAGCTAAACGTATTACTTCGCGAACTGCCGAACTTCACGGCTCGACCGGGCACTCAACAGCCACACCACTACGGCCAGATCAATGCTCCTTTAACGAAAGAGGAGTGGAAGGCCAGTTATGCCGCAGCCCGTTCGGGATCCCTTCCGGAACAACTCTGGTGCGAGCTTTACTTTCAGAGCGTGCACGATGCAACCGTAGCTCCAGCGGGTCTCCACACCATGAGCGTCTTCGCGCAATACGTTCCGTACAAGTTCGCATCTGGAAGTTGGGAGGAACACCGCAGCGACGCGAAGACCCTTGCACTGCGGTCGATCGGCCGCTTTTGCAGCAATCTGAAGGACGCTGTCGTCGACGCGCAGGTACTGGGGCCGCCGGACATCGAGCAGAAGGTCGGCCTCACCGGCGGACATATATTTCAGGGCGAGTGTCTTCCTGCTTACATGTGGAGCAAGCGCCTTACGGCGAGAACTCCGATGAAGGGCGTCTACCTCTGCGGCGCGTGCACACACCCTGGCGGTAGCGTCATCGGGATCAACGGGCGGAATGCTGCGATGGCGGTGCTTCGCGATCTGGATGAAGCCCGATGA
- a CDS encoding glycerate kinase type-2 family protein encodes MITTASGLREVACNLFLQSLADCSIEQAVNRKVKRIAGAGDTTFLTIGDDVVDLSRIRRIGVVAAGKAASPMLKALLPSLRGLSQCDLSGVVIASDRPTDLLPGFQFFAGGHPTPNQASIDGAEAAVALVRSLRKEAIATGDSLCLFLISGGASAMMELPLDSRITLEDMVKFHRELVHSGGSIAEINCVRKHFSAVKGGRLVLEAEGVLSYSLLVSDVPLRHLDALGSGPTLPDSSTVDQCKEILERYGLMGRFPASVRQFFSSTQLHETPKSAQLRSKAVTLLSSEDLVEIVEQRARDLGFYVVVDNTCDDWSYSVAAEYLLERLRGLRRDHGRVCVISSGEVTVELSARISLDGNDKLGVGGRNQHFALYAATLLRSLDARTVVLSAGTDGIDGNSSAAGAVVDETLLDDEKLLPQAQGSLQRFDSGTFLQEAGLSIVTGATGNNLRDLRILLAAKF; translated from the coding sequence ATGATAACGACTGCGTCGGGCTTACGAGAGGTTGCCTGTAATCTCTTTTTGCAGTCACTTGCGGATTGCAGCATCGAGCAAGCTGTTAACCGTAAGGTGAAGCGCATAGCCGGGGCAGGCGATACTACGTTCTTAACTATTGGCGACGACGTAGTCGACCTTAGCCGTATACGCCGTATCGGCGTGGTGGCTGCGGGTAAAGCTGCCTCTCCAATGCTCAAAGCACTGCTGCCCTCTTTACGAGGGCTGAGCCAATGCGATTTGTCTGGTGTGGTGATTGCCAGCGACCGACCAACAGATCTTCTTCCAGGCTTTCAGTTTTTTGCCGGAGGACATCCAACACCCAATCAAGCCTCGATCGATGGAGCGGAAGCGGCCGTGGCGCTTGTGCGTTCGCTACGGAAGGAAGCTATCGCGACGGGAGATTCGCTCTGTCTGTTTCTTATCAGCGGAGGCGCCTCCGCGATGATGGAATTGCCACTTGACTCCAGGATCACGCTTGAAGATATGGTGAAGTTTCACCGAGAACTGGTGCATAGCGGCGGTTCTATTGCTGAGATAAATTGTGTTCGCAAGCACTTCTCGGCGGTGAAGGGAGGACGGCTGGTCCTCGAGGCCGAGGGTGTCCTGAGCTACTCACTGCTCGTCTCGGATGTGCCGTTGAGGCATCTGGACGCCTTGGGATCCGGCCCCACACTGCCCGATAGCTCAACCGTTGATCAGTGCAAAGAGATTCTCGAACGGTATGGTTTGATGGGCAGATTTCCGGCCTCGGTGCGGCAGTTTTTTTCATCAACCCAACTTCACGAAACACCCAAATCGGCTCAACTCCGTTCAAAAGCCGTGACTCTGCTATCGTCCGAGGATCTGGTAGAGATCGTCGAACAACGCGCCAGAGATCTTGGATTTTACGTGGTCGTCGACAATACCTGCGACGACTGGAGCTACAGTGTCGCCGCCGAATATCTGCTGGAACGTCTTCGGGGCCTGAGGCGAGATCATGGACGCGTCTGCGTGATCTCTTCTGGTGAAGTGACGGTTGAGTTGTCCGCCCGAATATCGCTGGACGGGAACGATAAATTGGGGGTTGGTGGACGCAATCAGCACTTTGCGCTCTATGCCGCGACCTTGTTGAGGTCGTTGGACGCGCGCACGGTCGTCCTCTCTGCGGGCACGGATGGCATCGATGGGAATAGTTCGGCCGCAGGCGCAGTTGTGGATGAGACTCTTTTGGATGACGAAAAACTGCTGCCTCAGGCTCAGGGGTCTTTGCAACGCTTCGACTCCGGCACTTTTTTGCAGGAAGCTGGCTTGAGCATCGTAACCGGTGCTACTGGAAACAACTTGCGCGATCTGCGCATTTTGTTGGCGGCCAAGTTCTGA
- a CDS encoding NAD(P)-dependent oxidoreductase, giving the protein MAKLGFLGLGIMGGPMALHLIGAGHQVALWSFSRGKVEALAAKGGISCDTPAEVARQSDCIFLCVGNTEMSRKTILGKDGLAETAAKGSIIVDCSTVSPSASRAIAAELAEKGIAFLDAPCTGSKGGAEAGTLTFMVGGPKDVFEKVRPYFEAMGKQLYYCGGAGMGLHAKLSQNMILGNLLQAFNESLILSTKAGVDPEMMLDILNNSAAKSGLISIKAPLVFARNFTTNFSVKWLEKDMELMLESAAELNVPAPLTALSRQLFRAAIAKGYGEEDICGSIRVMEDIAGCTVASNPKTQQT; this is encoded by the coding sequence ATGGCAAAGCTTGGATTTCTTGGCTTAGGCATTATGGGTGGCCCAATGGCCCTTCATCTTATTGGAGCAGGCCATCAAGTCGCACTATGGTCGTTTAGCAGAGGAAAAGTTGAGGCACTCGCGGCTAAAGGTGGGATTTCGTGCGATACACCTGCCGAGGTAGCGCGGCAAAGCGACTGCATCTTCCTCTGCGTCGGCAACACGGAGATGTCGCGAAAGACGATCCTCGGCAAAGATGGACTCGCGGAGACCGCTGCCAAAGGATCCATCATTGTGGACTGTAGTACTGTCTCTCCCTCTGCAAGCCGCGCCATCGCCGCCGAACTCGCCGAGAAAGGCATCGCATTCCTGGACGCTCCCTGTACCGGATCAAAAGGCGGGGCAGAAGCAGGCACCCTCACCTTCATGGTCGGAGGGCCGAAAGACGTCTTCGAAAAGGTGCGTCCGTACTTCGAGGCTATGGGCAAGCAGTTGTACTACTGCGGGGGGGCCGGCATGGGGCTCCACGCCAAACTCTCGCAGAACATGATCCTCGGCAATCTCCTTCAGGCCTTCAACGAGAGTCTCATTCTCAGCACTAAAGCCGGAGTCGATCCTGAGATGATGCTAGACATCCTCAACAATAGCGCCGCCAAATCAGGCCTGATCTCAATCAAGGCACCCTTGGTCTTTGCCCGAAACTTCACCACGAACTTCTCCGTCAAGTGGCTGGAGAAAGATATGGAGTTGATGCTGGAGTCCGCTGCCGAACTGAACGTGCCAGCACCGCTAACGGCACTCTCGCGACAACTCTTTCGCGCGGCCATCGCAAAAGGCTACGGCGAAGAAGATATTTGCGGCTCCATTCGTGTGATGGAAGATATCGCTGGATGCACGGTCGCCAGCAACCCAAAGACGCAGCAAACCTGA
- a CDS encoding NCS2 family permease codes for MPIRTRLEHYFGFSEHATNWRTEILAGLTTFITMAYIIFVNPSLLSKTGMPLAAITTATCLCAAFGSILMGSIANYPLALAPGMGLNAYFTYTVVLGMGVPWQTALGAVFLSGVIFLALTFTGIRQRLVAAIPHQLHAAVGGGIGLFIAFIGFRNAGIIVPSAATTVTLGNLRAPQTALAIFGLLLIAILQVLRVRASMLIGVLTTMFVGILCHQVHWQPSTYDLTAIKATAFHLDILGALHVGAFEIIFVFLFVDLFDNIGTLVAVTQRAGLIAPDHTIPRLNRIFFADASSTILGSLAGTSTVTSYIESSAGVAAGGRTGVTAIVTGILFFLSLFIAPLVGAIPTFATAPALILVGGLMLTGLGEIEWDDPQIGIPAFLTVATIPLTWSIADGLSFGLTSYALLQLLAGRARRQDWMLYLLAALFLLRFIFLVRK; via the coding sequence ATGCCCATCCGCACTCGCCTGGAGCACTACTTCGGCTTCTCAGAACACGCGACCAACTGGCGAACAGAGATTCTTGCCGGACTAACGACCTTCATCACGATGGCTTACATCATCTTCGTGAACCCTTCTCTGCTCAGCAAAACCGGCATGCCCCTCGCCGCCATTACTACGGCCACCTGTCTCTGCGCGGCTTTCGGCAGCATCCTCATGGGAAGCATCGCCAACTATCCCCTCGCCCTCGCACCCGGCATGGGTCTCAATGCCTACTTTACCTATACCGTCGTCCTCGGCATGGGAGTCCCCTGGCAAACTGCTCTCGGCGCCGTCTTCCTCTCCGGAGTTATCTTCCTCGCCCTTACCTTCACCGGTATTCGCCAGCGCCTTGTCGCCGCTATCCCCCATCAACTCCATGCAGCGGTAGGCGGAGGCATCGGCCTCTTCATCGCCTTTATCGGCTTCCGCAACGCGGGCATTATCGTCCCAAGCGCCGCCACCACCGTCACTCTGGGCAACCTCCGCGCCCCTCAAACCGCGCTCGCCATCTTCGGCCTCTTACTCATCGCGATCCTGCAGGTCCTTCGCGTCCGAGCCTCTATGCTCATCGGTGTTCTCACCACAATGTTCGTAGGCATTCTCTGCCACCAGGTTCACTGGCAACCCTCTACCTACGACCTCACCGCGATCAAAGCGACAGCCTTCCACCTGGACATCCTTGGCGCGCTCCACGTCGGAGCCTTCGAGATCATCTTCGTCTTTCTCTTCGTCGACCTCTTCGACAACATCGGCACGCTCGTCGCCGTCACTCAGCGCGCCGGCCTCATCGCCCCCGACCACACCATCCCTCGCCTCAACCGCATCTTCTTCGCCGACGCATCCTCCACCATCCTCGGTTCACTCGCCGGCACCAGCACGGTCACCAGCTACATCGAGTCTTCCGCTGGAGTCGCAGCAGGAGGACGCACTGGCGTCACTGCCATCGTCACCGGCATCCTCTTCTTCCTCTCGCTCTTCATCGCTCCTCTCGTCGGAGCGATCCCAACCTTCGCCACCGCGCCCGCGCTCATCCTGGTCGGCGGCCTCATGCTCACCGGCCTCGGCGAGATCGAATGGGACGATCCGCAGATCGGTATCCCCGCCTTCTTGACCGTTGCGACCATCCCTCTTACCTGGTCCATCGCCGACGGCCTCAGCTTCGGCCTCACCAGCTACGCGCTTCTGCAACTCCTCGCCGGACGCGCTCGCCGTCAGGACTGGATGCTCTATCTTCTCGCAGCCCTATTCCTTCTCCGCTTCATCTTTCTCGTCCGCAAATAG
- a CDS encoding APC family permease, whose amino-acid sequence MTEPGHLGEKQLLKRELGLFDLTLFYIAGGLSLRWIATAAAAGPSTILVWIFACLFFFVPLAASVLELSARYLEEGGLYVWTQRAFGDFSGFLAAWTYWMSNLPYFPAVLYFGAGSLLFAFPHGQKLAATGSYYLLFALGCLAVITVLNVRGLKFGKWLNSVGAFGSWIPIIILLVLAGVSVFRFGSATKFTAVSMTPHADLKNAIFWSTIFFAFGGCETGSFMSEEIKNARRTIPRALIVSGVILAGSYIAGTIAMLVALPSAEISGVGGFASAIQVMCSRLGLSWIVVVIVLLVALNSIGGAASFLSSTSRLPFVAGIDRYLPKAFGRVHRRWGTPWIAIIFYGFAGMLCALLSQAGSTVQGAYDLLVSMSIVTYFIPFVFLFLAMIRLQREPFPQGGIRFPGGRSVAVLLASVGLITTVLTIVLALVPPDDEPHKGLAIAKILGSTFLLVGAGAAVFLTAKWRRETE is encoded by the coding sequence ATGACTGAACCCGGCCATCTGGGAGAGAAACAACTACTGAAGCGCGAGTTGGGTCTCTTCGATCTGACTCTCTTCTACATCGCGGGCGGACTGAGTCTGCGCTGGATAGCAACAGCCGCTGCCGCCGGGCCAAGCACAATCCTTGTCTGGATCTTCGCGTGTCTGTTCTTCTTCGTGCCTCTCGCTGCGAGCGTGCTCGAACTTTCGGCGCGCTATCTGGAGGAAGGTGGACTTTACGTCTGGACGCAACGCGCGTTCGGCGACTTCTCGGGCTTTCTCGCAGCGTGGACGTACTGGATGAGTAATCTTCCATACTTCCCCGCGGTGCTCTACTTCGGAGCGGGTAGCTTGCTCTTCGCCTTTCCCCACGGACAGAAGCTTGCCGCCACCGGCAGCTATTACCTTTTGTTTGCTCTGGGCTGTCTCGCTGTGATTACGGTACTCAACGTTCGTGGGTTGAAATTCGGAAAATGGCTGAACAGCGTCGGCGCATTCGGCAGTTGGATTCCGATCATCATCCTGCTAGTGCTAGCCGGTGTCAGCGTCTTCCGCTTTGGGTCCGCCACGAAGTTCACGGCTGTGAGTATGACTCCTCACGCCGATCTCAAAAACGCCATCTTCTGGTCGACGATCTTCTTCGCTTTCGGTGGTTGCGAGACTGGCTCCTTCATGAGCGAGGAGATCAAGAACGCTCGGCGCACGATTCCCCGCGCACTCATCGTTTCAGGAGTAATTCTCGCCGGCAGTTATATCGCAGGAACAATCGCAATGCTCGTCGCTCTGCCGAGCGCTGAAATTAGTGGTGTCGGCGGTTTCGCAAGTGCCATCCAGGTGATGTGTAGCCGCCTTGGTCTTTCGTGGATCGTTGTAGTGATCGTGCTCCTCGTTGCACTCAACAGCATCGGAGGAGCTGCGTCCTTCCTTTCATCGACCTCCCGGTTACCCTTTGTGGCCGGCATCGATCGATACCTGCCGAAGGCCTTCGGACGCGTCCATAGAAGGTGGGGCACGCCATGGATTGCGATCATCTTTTATGGTTTTGCGGGAATGCTCTGTGCGCTGCTAAGCCAGGCCGGCAGCACGGTGCAAGGCGCTTATGACCTGCTCGTCAGCATGTCGATCGTCACCTACTTCATCCCGTTTGTCTTTCTATTCCTGGCGATGATCCGACTACAGCGCGAACCTTTTCCGCAGGGAGGAATTCGGTTTCCGGGAGGACGGTCCGTCGCTGTTCTACTCGCTTCCGTCGGCCTGATCACTACTGTGCTGACGATTGTTCTCGCGCTCGTTCCGCCCGACGACGAGCCGCATAAGGGGTTAGCGATAGCCAAGATACTTGGCTCAACGTTCCTTCTTGTCGGTGCCGGAGCAGCCGTCTTTCTAACTGCGAAATGGCGACGGGAAACCGAATAA
- the queG gene encoding tRNA epoxyqueuosine(34) reductase QueG, whose product MTQTAQPAAAWTSDLKQWLRELAARSGFDTAGVAPVVSATSEADAKPLDAQRFAAWVDAGRAGEMEYLKRRDDHGVLLRSDVQIAMPWAQSVIVCALNYNTNAPLSIDEASPGAGWIARYAWSGRTDPTSPDELAPTDYHDELLGRLQKIESQLHERFACQTRCYVDTGPLVERAAAAKAGIGWVGKNTCILDQKLGSWLLLGVIVTSIPVSSEFEPDIAADRCGSCTRCIDACPTGALVAPHQMDASLCIAYLTIEKKGVIAEELREPMGRQVFGCDICQDVCPWNRRSPVSQNEGMLTRKQLINPSLSWLAAMDPATFKRWFKGSPLERTRLKRLQRNVAIAMGNSGDPQFIPQLEQWSAVEDSVLAESSQWALARIYSLSAAPNG is encoded by the coding sequence ATGACCCAGACAGCACAACCCGCCGCGGCCTGGACATCCGATCTCAAGCAATGGCTGCGTGAGTTAGCCGCGCGCTCCGGCTTCGATACCGCGGGAGTAGCGCCAGTCGTCTCCGCAACCTCCGAAGCAGACGCAAAGCCTCTGGACGCGCAGCGATTTGCAGCCTGGGTCGACGCCGGCAGAGCAGGCGAGATGGAGTATCTCAAGCGCCGCGACGACCACGGAGTTCTGCTGCGAAGCGACGTGCAAATCGCGATGCCCTGGGCGCAATCGGTCATCGTCTGCGCGCTGAACTATAACACCAACGCCCCACTCTCCATCGACGAGGCCTCACCCGGCGCCGGATGGATCGCCCGCTATGCCTGGAGTGGCCGCACCGACCCCACAAGTCCTGACGAACTCGCCCCCACCGACTATCACGACGAGCTGCTAGGCCGCCTGCAGAAGATCGAATCACAACTTCACGAGCGGTTTGCCTGCCAGACTCGCTGCTACGTCGACACCGGCCCTCTGGTGGAGCGAGCCGCGGCCGCAAAGGCCGGCATCGGCTGGGTCGGCAAGAACACCTGCATCCTCGATCAAAAGCTCGGCTCCTGGCTTCTGCTCGGCGTCATCGTCACCTCAATCCCCGTGTCGTCCGAGTTCGAACCAGATATCGCTGCCGACCGCTGCGGAAGCTGCACCCGTTGCATCGACGCCTGCCCCACCGGCGCGCTGGTTGCGCCGCATCAGATGGACGCCTCGCTCTGCATCGCCTACCTCACGATCGAGAAAAAGGGAGTCATCGCCGAAGAGCTGCGCGAGCCAATGGGCCGCCAGGTCTTCGGCTGCGATATCTGCCAGGATGTCTGCCCGTGGAACCGCCGCTCTCCAGTCTCCCAGAACGAGGGCATGCTCACACGAAAGCAGCTGATCAACCCGTCGTTGTCCTGGCTCGCGGCAATGGACCCCGCAACGTTCAAGCGTTGGTTCAAGGGCTCTCCCCTGGAGCGAACCCGGCTCAAACGACTGCAGCGAAACGTCGCCATCGCCATGGGAAACAGTGGCGACCCACAGTTCATTCCACAGCTCGAGCAATGGAGCGCGGTCGAAGATTCCGTACTCGCGGAGTCGTCTCAATGGGCTTTGGCACGCATCTACAGCCTCTCGGCCGCTCCAAACGGCTAG